In a genomic window of Armatimonadota bacterium:
- a CDS encoding GntR family transcriptional regulator — translation MKKLDPYPILESRIRAGVYAQGAWLTPERELAREFGVHRQAIRRAVARLSEMGLLERRAGHRPIVRRPDSIEPPPNIVAFLMGNEPLFRSFQAILKGCEQELVGAGYRLMFVDTYAESEE, via the coding sequence ACCCCATTCTTGAATCCCGCATTCGCGCGGGAGTCTACGCCCAGGGCGCCTGGCTCACCCCGGAACGTGAACTCGCCCGGGAGTTCGGGGTCCATCGCCAGGCCATCCGGCGCGCCGTTGCGCGCTTATCCGAAATGGGTCTCCTCGAGCGCCGGGCGGGCCACCGCCCCATCGTCCGCCGGCCGGACAGCATCGAACCTCCTCCCAACATCGTCGCCTTCCTGATGGGCAACGAGCCCCTGTTCCGCTCCTTCCAGGCCATCCTCAAAGGCTGCGAACAGGAACTCGTGGGCGCCGGCTACCGCCTCATGTTCGTCGACACGTACGCCGAGAGCGAGGAA